Proteins encoded in a region of the Vicia villosa cultivar HV-30 ecotype Madison, WI linkage group LG5, Vvil1.0, whole genome shotgun sequence genome:
- the LOC131602205 gene encoding uncharacterized protein LOC131602205, giving the protein MEEIDQKLEENHPIAMDHSDNEIDDDGTQFDVEDDEGEEENASENEEEGEGEKDTVDEDQFRFCDGVNPIDFVNNNNSGIQLYQKLKELEYEATANKKRKAIQQCPPEDGISGVSPADMMELMNFGRGRRSKKRSKKRGRQKGSKKQIDEKISRMLGDANIHYANRRYEMAVAVLHEVVKLEPNLPESYHTLGLVYSAMGESEKEMGFYMIAAHLNPKDSLHWKKLFVWSIEQGDIGQANYCISKAIKADPEDCSLRIHHALLYVESQDYQKAAEVYEQIYQLWRENIDALKAAAKFYQKCGQVERSICILEEHLKSKPDGVNASVVDLLCAILMEIKAHDRALQYIEQSQVLGKELPLNLKVKAGICHVHLGNVEMAQVFFNDLKPENANKHVELITEVADSLMGFGHYISALDYFKMIEENSKNENGFLYLKIAGCYQSLGERKQAVIFFSKALETLQDDVEARLNLASLLVEDGNDNEAISVLSPPKEFDSGEAHSEKSNRWWVDVRIKVKLCNIFYTRGMLNEFVDVSFPMVRESLEVATPRQRGNSNRSLPTRVLVDRVRVVESPETGSLFRASRPVVSSYDLLKASRAKKLLQKKAIEKERKKAEAVASGLDWLSDDSDDEPQVPNTEPPLCNFHKDDEYHQLIIDLCKALASLQKYGDALEIINRTLRLAHSFLSVEKIEKLHSLGVQMAYKTTDPKQGFDCVKRVVLQNALSSAAWNCYYKVISRLETRDTRHDKLLRNIQRKFVDFVPPILISGHQFTICSHHQDAARKYLEAYKLLPENPLVNLCVGTALINLALGFRLQNKHQCLVQGFAFLYNNARICENSQESLFNIARAFHHVGFVTLAAMYYEKVIAINEKDYPIPKLQNENIDVIENEKPGYCNLRREAAYNLHLIYKKSGAVDLARQVLKDYCSI; this is encoded by the exons ATGGAAGAGATTGACCAGAAGCTAGAAGAGAATCATCCAATTGCAATGGACCACAGTGACAACGAAATAGATGATGATGGCACACAGTTTGACGTGGAGGATGacgaaggagaagaagaaaatgcaTCGGAGAATGAAGAGGAAGGGGAAGGAGAAAAAGATACGGTGGATGAAGATCAGTTCAGGTTCTGTGACGGCGTAAATCCTATAGATTTCGTAAATAACAATAATTCCGGTATTCAACTGTACCAGAAATTGAAAGAGTTAGAGTACGAAGCTACGGCTAACAAAAAGCGTAAAGCGATTCAACAATGTCCCCC AGAAGATGGTATTTCTGGAGTAAGCCCGGCTGATATGATGGAATTGATGAATTTTGGAAGAGGAAGGAGATCAAAAAAG AGGTCTAAAAAAAGAGGGAGGCAAAAAGGATCAAAGAAGCAAATTGACGAAAAGATATCACGAATGTTGGGAGATGCCAACATTCACTATGCAAATCGTCGTTATGAGATG GCTGTAGCTGTATTGCATGAAGTTGTCAAGCTAGAACCAAATTTACCTGAGTCGTATCACACTCTTGGACTTGTCTATAGTGCAATGGGGGAGTCCGAAAAAGAAATGGGTTTTTACATGATTGCTGCTCATTTGAATCCAAAAGATTCATTGCACTGGAAAAAACTCTTTGTGTGGTCTAT AGAACAAGGTGATATTGGTCAAGCCAATTATTGCATTTCAAAAGCAATAAAAGCAGACCCCGAAGATTGCAGTCTTAGAATTCATCACGCATTGCTTTATGTTGAAAGTCAAGATTATCAAAAAGCTGCCGAGGTTTATGAACAAATATATCAACTTTGGCGTGAAAATATTGATGCACTAAAAGCAGCAGCTAAG TTCTACCAAAAATGTGGTCAAGTTGAACGCTCAATTTGCATTCTAGAAGAGCATCTAAAGAGTAAACCAGATGGAGTAAATGCAAGTGTAGTTGATCTACTTTGTGCCATATTGATGGAAATTAAGGCTCATGACAGAGCTCTTCAATACATAGAACAATCTCAAGTGCTCGGAAAAGAACTGCCCTTAAATTTGAAAGTCAAAGCTGGAATCTGCCATGTTCATCTTGGAAACGTGGAAATGGCTCAG GTTTTCTTTAATGATTTGAAACCAGAGAATGCAAACAAGCATGTTGAATTGATCACCGAAGTCGCGGACTCATTAATGGGTTTTGGACATTATATTTCTGCATtggattattttaagatgattgaagAAAATAGTAAAAATGAAAAT GGTTTTTTGTATTTGAAAATTGCTGGATGTTATCAATCCTTGGGAGAAAGGAAACAAGCAGTTATCTTTTTTTCCAAAG CTCTAGAAACACTACAAGATGATGTTGAAGCGCGCCTAAATTTGGCTTCACTTCTAGTTGAGGATGGGAATGATAATGAAGCCATTTCAGTGCTGTCTCCTCCAAAGGAATTTG ACTCTGGTGAAGCACATTCTGAAAAGTCAAATAGATGGTGGGTTGATGTGCGAATAAAAGTTAAGCTCTGTAACATATTTTATACTAGAGGGATGCTTAATGAATTTGTGGATGTAAGTTTCCCTATGGTACGCGAATCACTGGAAGTTGCAACTCCTAGACAAAGG GGAAACTCAAATAGGAGCCTCCCCACAAGGGTTCTCGTTGACAGAGTAAGGGTAGTAGAGTCTCCGGAAACGGGTAGTTTGTTTCGAGCATCCAGGCCCGTAGTTTCATCATATGATCT GTTGAAAGCTTCCAGGGCAAAAAAGTTGCTCCAGAAAAAGGCTATTGAGAAGGAGAGAAAAAAAGCTGAGGCAGTGGCCTCTGGACTTGACTGGTTAAGTGATGATTCAGATGATGAGCCGCAG GTGCCAAACACAGAACCTCCCTTGTGCAATTTTCACAAAGATGACGAATATCACCAGCTAATCATTGAT TTGTGCAAGGCATTAGCATCCTTGCAAAAGTATGGGGACGCATTGGAAATTATCAATCGCACTCTAAGATTAGCTCATTCTTTTCTGTCTGTTGAGAAAATTGAGAAACTTCACTCTCTTGGAGTTC AAATGGCATACAAAACCACAGATCCTAAACAAGGTTTTGATTGTGTAAAACGCGTTGTTCTGCAAAATGCACTGAGTTCTGCAGCTTGGAATTGCTACTACAAGGTCATATCAAG ATTGGAAACCCGAGACACAAGACACGACAAACTTTTACGTAATATACAAAGAAAATTTGTAGATTTTGTGCCTCCTATCCTCATTTCCGGGCATCAGTTTACTATATGTAGCCATCATCAAGATGCGGCAAGGAAGTACCTTGAAGCTTATAAACTTTTGCCTGAGAATCCATTAGTtaacctttgtgttg GAACGGCATTGATCAACTTGGCGCTGGGTTTCAGACTTCAAAATAAGCATCAGTGTCTTGTACAAGGTTTTGCATTCCTCTACAATAATGCGAGGATCTGTGAGAACAGTCAG GAATCTTTATTCAACATAGCTCGAGCATTCCATCATGTTGGTTTTGTAACACTGGCAGCGATGTACTATGAGAAGGTGATTGCTATTAACGAAAAAGACTATCCAATTCCAAAACTCCAAAATGAGAATATTGATGTCATTGAAAATGAGAAACCTGGTTACTGCAACCTTCGCAGAGAGGCAGCTTACAATCTGCATTTAATCTACAAAAAGAGTGGGGCGGTTGATCTTGCTAGGCAAGTTCTGAAAGATTATTGTTCCATTTGA